From the genome of Pelomonas sp. SE-A7, one region includes:
- the ilvD gene encoding dihydroxy-acid dehydratase has translation MSYNRRSKNITEGVARAPNRSMYYGMGYEEGDFGKPMIGIANGHSTITPCNSGLQKLADAAVIGLKAAGANAQLFGTPTISDGMAMGTEGMKYSLVSREVISDCVETCVGGQWLDGVMVIGGCDKNMPGGMMGMLRANVPAIYIYGGTIKPGHYKGQDLNIVSVFEAVGQFSAGKMSEEDFCQIEKRAIPGSGSCGGMYTANTMSSAFEALGMSLPYSSSMSNVEDEVVENTKRAAEYLVEAVKADLKPRDIVTKKAIENAVAVIMATGGSTNAVLHFLAIAHAAEVDWTIDDFERMRKKIPVLCDLKPSGRFLAVDLHKAGGVPAVMKELLKHGLLHGDCITITGKTVAENLASVPELSAAQEVIRPVEKAIYAQGHLAILRGNLSPEGCVAKITGLKSPVMTGPARVFDDEQSALAAIMAGQIQAGDVMVLRYLGPKGGPGMPEMLAPTGALIGQGLGESVGLITDGRFSGGTWGMVVGHVAPEAYEGGTIAVVQEGDSITIDAHQLKLELNVPAEEIARRKAAWIKPAPRYTRGVLAKFAKNASSASSGAVLDRFE, from the coding sequence ATGAGCTACAACCGCCGCTCCAAGAACATCACCGAGGGCGTCGCCCGCGCCCCGAACCGCTCCATGTACTACGGCATGGGCTATGAGGAAGGCGACTTCGGCAAGCCGATGATCGGCATCGCCAACGGCCACTCCACGATCACGCCCTGCAACTCCGGCCTGCAGAAGCTGGCCGACGCGGCCGTGATCGGCCTGAAGGCGGCGGGCGCCAATGCCCAGCTGTTCGGCACGCCGACGATCTCGGACGGCATGGCCATGGGCACCGAAGGCATGAAGTACAGCCTGGTCTCGCGCGAGGTGATCTCCGACTGCGTGGAAACCTGCGTCGGCGGCCAGTGGCTGGACGGCGTGATGGTCATCGGTGGCTGCGACAAGAACATGCCAGGCGGCATGATGGGTATGCTGCGCGCCAATGTGCCGGCCATCTACATCTACGGCGGCACGATCAAGCCCGGCCACTACAAGGGCCAGGACCTGAACATCGTCAGCGTCTTCGAGGCCGTGGGCCAGTTCAGCGCCGGCAAGATGAGCGAAGAGGACTTCTGCCAGATCGAGAAGCGCGCCATCCCGGGCAGCGGCTCCTGCGGCGGCATGTACACGGCCAATACGATGAGCTCGGCCTTCGAGGCCCTCGGCATGAGCCTGCCCTATTCCTCGTCCATGTCCAACGTTGAGGACGAGGTGGTCGAGAACACCAAGCGCGCGGCCGAGTACCTGGTCGAGGCGGTCAAGGCCGACCTGAAGCCGCGCGACATCGTCACCAAGAAAGCCATCGAGAACGCTGTCGCCGTCATCATGGCCACCGGCGGCTCGACCAACGCGGTGCTGCACTTCCTGGCCATCGCCCATGCGGCCGAGGTGGACTGGACCATCGACGACTTCGAGCGCATGCGCAAGAAGATCCCGGTGCTGTGCGACCTGAAGCCCAGTGGCCGCTTCCTGGCGGTGGACCTGCACAAGGCCGGCGGCGTGCCGGCCGTGATGAAGGAACTGCTGAAGCACGGTCTGCTGCATGGCGACTGCATCACCATCACCGGCAAGACCGTGGCCGAGAACCTGGCCAGCGTGCCCGAGCTGAGCGCCGCGCAGGAAGTCATCCGCCCGGTCGAGAAGGCCATCTATGCGCAGGGCCATCTGGCCATCCTGCGCGGCAATCTCTCGCCCGAGGGCTGCGTGGCCAAGATCACCGGCCTGAAGAGCCCGGTGATGACCGGGCCGGCCCGGGTGTTCGACGACGAGCAATCGGCCCTGGCCGCCATCATGGCCGGTCAGATCCAGGCCGGCGACGTGATGGTGCTGCGCTACCTGGGCCCCAAGGGCGGCCCCGGCATGCCCGAGATGCTGGCGCCCACCGGCGCCCTGATAGGTCAGGGCCTGGGCGAGAGCGTGGGCCTGATCACCGACGGTCGCTTCTCAGGCGGCACCTGGGGCATGGTGGTCGGCCATGTGGCGCCCGAGGCCTACGAGGGCGGCACCATTGCCGTGGTGCAGGAAGGCGACTCCATCACCATCGATGCCCACCAGCTGAAGCTGGAACTGAATGTGCCGGCCGAGGAGATCGCCCGTCGCAAGGCGGCCTGGATCAAGCCGGCGCCGCGCTACACCCGCGGCGTGCTGGCCAAGTTCGCCAAGAACGCTTCCAGCGCCAGCAGCGGCGCGGTGCTGGACCGCTTCGAGTGA
- a CDS encoding TIGR04438 family Trp-rich protein translates to MWFIAIGVLAIALKLIGVAPVQGLSWIWVLSPFALAVVWWAWSDASGRTQRLEMDKLDQRKEERRQKAMAALGQQDPKSRRR, encoded by the coding sequence ATGTGGTTTATTGCAATCGGCGTCCTGGCCATCGCGCTGAAGCTGATCGGCGTGGCGCCGGTCCAGGGCTTGAGCTGGATCTGGGTGCTGTCGCCGTTCGCGCTGGCCGTCGTCTGGTGGGCCTGGTCGGATGCCAGCGGCCGCACCCAGCGCCTGGAGATGGACAAGCTGGACCAGCGCAAGGAAGAGCGCCGCCAGAAAGCCATGGCGGCGCTGGGTCAGCAGGATCCGAAATCCAGGCGCAGGTGA
- a CDS encoding c-type cytochrome, with product MKLSSTLIALATVGLLSAPAFANQELAQKKNCMACHQVDKKVVGPSYKDVAAKYAKDKDAAKKLAEKIIKGGSGAWGAVPMPANAVTQAEADQLAKWVLSIK from the coding sequence ATGAAGCTGTCCTCCACGCTGATTGCCCTGGCTACCGTCGGCCTGCTGAGCGCCCCCGCGTTCGCGAACCAGGAGCTGGCGCAGAAGAAGAATTGCATGGCCTGCCACCAGGTCGACAAGAAGGTCGTGGGACCGTCCTACAAGGACGTGGCTGCCAAGTACGCCAAGGACAAGGACGCCGCCAAGAAGCTGGCCGAGAAGATCATCAAGGGCGGCTCGGGCGCCTGGGGCGCCGTGCCGATGCCGGCCAATGCCGTGACCCAGGCCGAGGCGGATCAGCTGGCCAAGTGGGTGCTGTCCATCAAGTAA
- the acs gene encoding acetate--CoA ligase yields the protein MTELKKYPPSAAFTAQAHVKGPEAYAALVAEAEADHQAYWARLARELLSWKKPFTKTLDDSNAPFFKWFEDGLLNVSYNCLDRNVEAGLGDKTAIIFEADDGTVTNVSYSQLLAKVGQVANALKARGVKKGDRVVIYMPMSVEGVAAMQACARIGATHSVVFGGFSAQSLRDRVQDAGAVMVITADEQQRGGKALPLKAIVDEALADNSCPTLKDVIVYKRTGGAINWVAGRDLWLHELTEGVSTQCEPEWVEAEHPLFLLYTSGSTGKPKGVQHSTGGYLLHAALTTKWTFDLKPDDVFWCTADIGWVTGHTYIAYGPLALGGTEIVFEGVPTFPDAGRFWQMIQKHKVTIFYTAPTAIRSLIKAAEGNEAVHPKNYDLTSLRLLGSVGEPINPAAWEWYHRHIGGGNCPIVDTFWQTETGGHMITPLPGVTTLVPGSCTLPFPGITTAIVDETGNDVPNGQGGILVVKKPWPSMIRTIYGDPERFKKSYYPPELKGYYLAGDGAIRDAETGYFTITGRIDDVLNVSGHRMGTMEIESALVSCTELVAEAAVVGRPDETTGEAICAFVVLKRPRPTGEEAKKIAAELRNWVAKEIGPIAKPKDIRFGDNLPKTRSGKIMRRLLRSIAKGEAITQDTSTLENPAILEQLAQTN from the coding sequence ATGACCGAGTTGAAGAAGTACCCGCCCAGTGCCGCCTTCACGGCCCAGGCCCATGTGAAGGGGCCGGAGGCCTATGCCGCCCTGGTGGCCGAGGCCGAGGCCGATCACCAGGCCTACTGGGCGCGTCTGGCCAGAGAGCTGCTGAGCTGGAAGAAGCCCTTCACCAAGACCCTGGACGACAGCAATGCGCCGTTCTTCAAGTGGTTCGAGGACGGGCTGCTGAACGTCTCCTACAACTGCCTGGATCGCAATGTCGAAGCCGGCCTCGGCGACAAGACGGCGATCATCTTCGAAGCCGACGACGGCACGGTCACCAACGTCAGCTACAGCCAGCTGCTGGCCAAGGTGGGCCAGGTCGCGAATGCGCTGAAGGCGCGCGGCGTCAAGAAGGGCGACCGGGTCGTCATCTACATGCCGATGTCGGTCGAGGGCGTGGCCGCCATGCAGGCCTGCGCGCGCATTGGCGCCACGCATTCTGTGGTGTTCGGCGGCTTCTCGGCCCAGAGCCTGCGCGACCGTGTCCAGGATGCCGGCGCGGTGATGGTGATCACCGCCGACGAGCAGCAGCGCGGCGGCAAGGCACTGCCGCTGAAGGCTATCGTCGACGAGGCCCTGGCCGACAACAGCTGCCCCACGCTGAAGGACGTGATCGTCTACAAGCGCACCGGCGGCGCCATCAACTGGGTGGCGGGCCGCGACCTGTGGCTGCATGAGCTGACCGAAGGCGTCTCCACGCAATGCGAGCCGGAATGGGTCGAGGCCGAGCATCCGCTGTTCCTGCTCTACACCTCGGGCTCGACCGGCAAGCCCAAGGGCGTGCAGCACAGTACCGGTGGCTACCTGCTGCATGCGGCGCTGACCACCAAATGGACCTTCGACCTGAAGCCGGACGATGTGTTCTGGTGCACGGCCGACATTGGCTGGGTCACCGGCCACACCTACATCGCCTATGGCCCGCTGGCCCTGGGCGGCACCGAGATCGTGTTCGAGGGCGTGCCCACCTTCCCGGACGCCGGCCGCTTCTGGCAGATGATCCAGAAGCACAAGGTCACGATCTTCTACACGGCACCGACGGCGATCCGTTCGCTGATCAAGGCGGCCGAGGGCAACGAGGCCGTGCATCCCAAGAACTACGACCTGACCAGCCTGCGCCTGCTGGGCTCGGTGGGCGAGCCCATCAATCCGGCCGCCTGGGAGTGGTACCACCGGCACATTGGCGGCGGCAACTGCCCCATCGTCGACACCTTCTGGCAGACCGAGACCGGCGGCCACATGATCACGCCGCTGCCCGGCGTCACCACCCTGGTGCCCGGCTCCTGCACCTTGCCCTTCCCGGGCATCACGACGGCCATCGTCGACGAGACCGGCAACGACGTGCCCAACGGCCAGGGCGGCATCCTGGTGGTCAAGAAGCCCTGGCCCTCGATGATCCGCACCATCTACGGCGATCCGGAGCGCTTCAAGAAGAGCTACTACCCGCCCGAGCTCAAGGGCTACTACCTGGCGGGCGACGGCGCGATCCGCGATGCCGAGACCGGCTACTTCACCATCACCGGCCGCATCGACGACGTGCTGAACGTGTCGGGCCATCGCATGGGCACGATGGAGATCGAATCGGCCCTGGTGTCCTGCACCGAGCTGGTGGCCGAGGCGGCCGTGGTGGGTCGTCCGGACGAGACCACCGGCGAGGCGATCTGCGCGTTCGTGGTGCTCAAGCGCCCGCGCCCCACCGGCGAGGAAGCCAAGAAGATTGCCGCCGAGCTGCGCAACTGGGTGGCCAAGGAAATCGGCCCCATTGCCAAGCCCAAGGACATCCGCTTCGGCGACAACCTGCCCAAGACCCGCAGCGGCAAGATCATGCGCCGCCTGCTGCGCTCCATCGCCAAGGGCGAGGCGATCACGCAAGATACCTCGACCCTCGAGAATCCGGCGATCCTGGAACAGTTGGCCCAGACCAACTGA
- a CDS encoding TIGR00645 family protein, with protein MSTPSPQRPLPRLIFASRWLQLPLYLGLILAQAVYVFQFWTELVHLIEAAFGNQQALQTLVTSIGYQGAEVIKLNETILMLVVLGLIDVVMISNLLIMVIVGGYETFVSRMDLEGHPDQPEWLSHVNASVLKVKLATAIIGISSIHLLKTFINANNYTEKVLLWQTVIHVVFLLSAMAIAYTDRLLSASHGAHEEKH; from the coding sequence ATGAGCACGCCCAGCCCCCAGCGCCCCCTGCCCCGCCTGATCTTCGCCAGCCGCTGGCTGCAGCTGCCGCTGTACCTGGGCCTGATCCTGGCCCAGGCGGTCTATGTGTTCCAGTTCTGGACCGAGCTGGTACACCTGATCGAGGCTGCATTCGGCAACCAGCAGGCGCTGCAGACGCTGGTGACCAGCATCGGCTACCAAGGCGCCGAGGTCATCAAACTCAACGAGACCATCCTGATGCTGGTGGTGCTGGGACTGATCGACGTGGTGATGATCTCCAACCTGCTGATCATGGTGATCGTGGGCGGCTATGAAACCTTCGTTTCGCGCATGGACCTCGAAGGCCACCCTGACCAGCCGGAATGGCTCAGCCACGTGAACGCCTCGGTGCTCAAGGTCAAGCTGGCCACCGCCATCATCGGCATCTCATCGATTCACCTGCTGAAGACCTTCATCAATGCCAACAACTACACCGAGAAAGTGCTGCTGTGGCAAACGGTGATCCACGTGGTTTTCCTGCTGTCGGCCATGGCCATTGCCTACACCGACCGCTTGCTGAGCGCCAGTCATGGCGCCCACGAAGAAAAGCACTGA
- a CDS encoding fumarate hydratase yields MTTTTIKYADLVESVAAALQYISYYHPTDYIAHLARAYEREQSAAAKDAIAQILTNSRMCAEGRRPICQDTGIVNVFLKIGMDVRWEGFPGSIQDAVDEGVRRGYLNPDNKLRASVLADPIFERKNTKDNTPAVVFMELVPGNTLDVTVAAKGGGSENKSKVYMLNPSDSIVDWVLKTVPTMGAGWCPPGMLGIGVGGTAEKAALLAKESLMDDIDMYELLQRGPSNKLEELRIELYEKVNALGIGAQGLGGLTTVLDVKIKTYPTHAASKPIAMIPNCAATRHAHFVLDGSGPSFLEAPSLDLWPDVHWAPDYNKSKRVDLNTLTPAEVASWTPGQTLLLNGKMLTGRDAAHKRIQDMLAKGEQLPVDFTNRVIYYVGPVDPVRDEVMGPAGPTTATRMDKFTEMMLSQTGLIAMVGKAERGPVAIESIKQHKSAYLMAVGGAAYLVSKAIKAAKVVGFADLGMEAIYEFDVVDMPVTVAVDAGGTSAHNTGPAEWQQKIASGKPVAIPVVQA; encoded by the coding sequence ATGACGACCACCACCATCAAGTACGCCGACCTCGTCGAGAGCGTCGCCGCCGCACTCCAGTACATCTCGTACTACCACCCCACCGACTACATCGCCCACCTGGCCCGCGCCTACGAGCGCGAGCAGAGCGCCGCGGCCAAGGATGCGATTGCCCAGATCCTGACCAACTCGCGCATGTGCGCCGAGGGCCGCCGCCCGATCTGCCAGGACACCGGCATCGTCAACGTGTTCCTCAAGATCGGCATGGACGTGCGCTGGGAAGGCTTCCCGGGCTCGATCCAGGACGCCGTCGACGAGGGCGTGCGCCGCGGCTACCTGAACCCCGACAACAAGCTGCGCGCCTCGGTGCTGGCCGACCCGATCTTCGAGCGCAAGAACACCAAGGACAACACGCCGGCCGTGGTCTTCATGGAGCTGGTGCCGGGCAATACGCTGGATGTGACCGTGGCCGCCAAGGGCGGTGGCTCGGAGAACAAGAGCAAGGTCTACATGCTCAACCCCAGCGACTCCATCGTCGACTGGGTGCTCAAGACCGTGCCCACCATGGGCGCCGGCTGGTGCCCGCCGGGCATGCTGGGCATAGGCGTGGGCGGCACGGCCGAGAAGGCGGCTCTGCTGGCCAAGGAATCGCTGATGGACGACATCGACATGTACGAGCTGCTGCAGCGCGGCCCCAGCAACAAGCTGGAAGAGCTGCGCATCGAGCTGTACGAAAAGGTCAACGCCCTGGGCATAGGCGCGCAGGGCCTGGGCGGCCTGACCACGGTGCTGGACGTCAAGATCAAGACCTATCCCACGCATGCCGCGTCCAAGCCCATTGCCATGATTCCCAACTGCGCCGCGACGCGCCACGCTCATTTCGTTCTCGATGGCAGCGGCCCCAGCTTCCTGGAAGCACCCAGCCTGGACCTGTGGCCCGACGTGCACTGGGCCCCGGACTACAACAAGAGCAAGCGCGTCGACCTGAACACCCTGACCCCCGCCGAGGTGGCCAGCTGGACGCCCGGCCAGACCCTGCTGCTGAACGGCAAGATGCTGACCGGCCGCGATGCCGCCCACAAGCGCATCCAGGACATGCTGGCCAAGGGCGAGCAACTGCCGGTGGACTTCACCAACCGCGTCATCTACTACGTGGGCCCGGTCGATCCGGTGCGCGATGAAGTCATGGGCCCGGCCGGCCCGACCACCGCCACCCGCATGGACAAGTTCACCGAGATGATGCTGTCGCAGACGGGCCTGATCGCCATGGTCGGCAAGGCCGAGCGCGGCCCGGTCGCCATCGAATCGATCAAGCAGCACAAGAGCGCCTACCTGATGGCCGTGGGCGGCGCCGCCTACCTGGTCTCCAAGGCGATCAAGGCCGCCAAGGTCGTGGGCTTCGCCGACCTGGGCATGGAGGCGATCTACGAATTCGACGTGGTCGACATGCCGGTCACCGTGGCCGTCGATGCCGGCGGCACCAGCGCCCACAACACCGGCCCGGCCGAATGGCAGCAGAAGATCGCCAGCGGCAAGCCGGTGGCGATCCCGGTCGTGCAGGCCTGA
- a CDS encoding cytochrome c — translation MKSWIKRSLMALAGLVLAVAAVAAYGFWNSERLMNRRIEIPPYKLADSTDLDRGRYLFETRGCAECHGANGGGKAFVDTPEMRVKGPDISAGGAVKAYANEDWDRILRHGVKPDGRPAFIMPSEDYNRLTDADLAALVAYIKSLPAAGGSGLEARLPPPVRIFYGLGLIKDAAAKIDHALPPQKPVPEGLTVEHGAYIAATCMGCHGEHYSGGKVPGGPPDWPAAANLTPGEGSAMVRYPDAARFIAMMRSGQRPDGTKILVMPFESFGKLNDQDLGALRLYLASLPPRPAGQR, via the coding sequence ATGAAGTCCTGGATCAAGCGCAGTCTGATGGCCCTGGCCGGCCTGGTTCTCGCCGTGGCAGCGGTGGCTGCCTACGGTTTCTGGAACAGCGAGCGGCTGATGAACCGCCGGATCGAGATCCCGCCCTACAAGCTGGCCGATTCGACCGACCTGGACCGCGGCCGCTACCTGTTCGAGACCCGCGGCTGTGCCGAGTGCCACGGCGCCAACGGCGGGGGCAAGGCCTTCGTCGACACCCCGGAGATGCGGGTCAAGGGCCCCGACATCAGTGCCGGCGGCGCGGTCAAGGCCTATGCCAACGAGGACTGGGACCGCATCCTGCGCCACGGTGTCAAGCCCGATGGCCGGCCGGCCTTCATCATGCCCAGCGAGGACTACAACCGGCTCACCGACGCCGACCTCGCCGCCCTGGTGGCCTACATCAAGTCGCTGCCCGCGGCCGGCGGCAGCGGCCTGGAGGCCAGGCTGCCGCCACCGGTGCGCATCTTCTACGGCCTGGGCCTGATCAAGGACGCCGCGGCCAAGATCGACCACGCCCTGCCACCGCAGAAGCCCGTGCCCGAAGGCCTGACGGTCGAGCATGGCGCCTACATCGCCGCCACCTGCATGGGCTGCCACGGCGAGCATTACTCGGGCGGCAAGGTGCCGGGCGGCCCGCCCGACTGGCCGGCCGCGGCCAATCTGACGCCGGGCGAAGGCAGCGCCATGGTGCGCTATCCCGATGCCGCCCGCTTCATCGCCATGATGCGCAGCGGCCAGCGGCCGGATGGGACCAAGATCCTCGTCATGCCCTTCGAGTCCTTCGGTAAGCTCAACGACCAGGACCTGGGCGCGCTGCGGCTCTACCTGGCTTCGTTGCCACCGCGGCCCGCCGGCCAGCGCTGA
- a CDS encoding NAD(P)-dependent alcohol dehydrogenase, whose translation MSQAPIRAWAASAKDQPLQRFDYEPGPLADEEVEIRVEHCGICHSDLAMIESEWFPSSYPVVPGHEVVGVITAVGPHAKGRQIGQRVGIGWHTGSCSHCSFCLGGEQNLCAQRQPTIVGRHGGFADRLRAHWSWAVPIPESLDPAAAGPLMCGGGTVFLPLVLNSIKPTDRVGVVGIGGLGHLAVKFARAWGCEVTAFTSSPSKRDEALQLGAHKTVSSVDKAELKAAAGSLDFLLVTVGASLDWDALIATLAPKGRIHLVGVVTDKLQLRSGALLSWQRGLSASPTPSPRMLATMLEFAARHQILPQVERFPMSQVNQALDHLRAGKARYRIVLDADF comes from the coding sequence ATGAGCCAAGCACCGATACGCGCCTGGGCCGCCTCGGCCAAGGACCAGCCGCTGCAGCGCTTCGACTATGAGCCTGGGCCGCTGGCCGACGAGGAGGTGGAGATCCGCGTCGAGCATTGCGGCATCTGCCATTCGGACCTGGCGATGATCGAGAGCGAATGGTTCCCGTCGAGCTATCCGGTCGTGCCCGGCCACGAGGTGGTGGGCGTGATCACCGCCGTCGGCCCGCATGCCAAGGGCCGGCAGATCGGCCAGCGCGTGGGCATAGGCTGGCACACCGGCAGCTGCAGCCACTGCAGCTTCTGCCTGGGCGGCGAGCAAAACCTCTGCGCCCAGCGCCAGCCGACCATAGTCGGCCGCCACGGCGGCTTTGCGGATCGGCTGCGCGCGCATTGGAGCTGGGCCGTGCCGATTCCCGAGTCGCTGGACCCGGCCGCGGCCGGCCCGCTGATGTGCGGCGGCGGCACGGTCTTCCTGCCCTTAGTGCTGAATTCCATCAAGCCGACCGACCGCGTCGGCGTGGTCGGCATTGGCGGCCTGGGCCACCTAGCGGTCAAGTTCGCGCGAGCCTGGGGCTGCGAGGTCACGGCCTTCACGTCCTCGCCATCCAAGCGCGACGAGGCGCTGCAATTGGGTGCGCACAAGACCGTGTCCAGTGTGGACAAGGCGGAGCTGAAGGCCGCGGCCGGCTCGCTGGACTTTCTGCTGGTCACTGTCGGCGCCAGCCTGGACTGGGATGCGCTGATCGCCACGCTGGCGCCCAAGGGCCGCATCCACCTGGTCGGCGTGGTGACCGACAAGCTGCAGCTGCGCAGCGGCGCCCTGCTCTCCTGGCAGCGCGGCCTGTCGGCCTCGCCCACGCCCTCACCGCGCATGCTGGCGACGATGCTGGAGTTCGCGGCCCGTCACCAGATCCTGCCCCAGGTCGAGCGCTTTCCCATGAGCCAGGTCAACCAGGCCCTGGACCATCTGCGTGCCGGCAAGGCGCGCTACCGCATCGTGCTCGACGCGGACTTCTAA
- a CDS encoding methyl-accepting chemotaxis protein produces the protein MGFMQRVMVSQLVPAALVVVLGAAVALGTSGLESRLADYFSRQDALASEVAEMYAQGLQMGQALRNIALDPANKKGYENLENAAKAYDKAAQGAAAAAGDEHKKKLASMAEMRRKLAQVQAEVVTLAPQDAAAAIQLITKQETPAWRELRGELIELKKSSAADKEAARVEAGAAMAKARWWTLGLVALCLVVCVFLQLNLRVALRSELGGDPALARDVLERVAEGDLLAEVPVAQGDSHSMMSALARTRDSLRALVSDVNLSAQSISTATGEIAAGNQDLSNRTEQQASSLQETAASMEQLASTVRHNADSADEASKLAHQASSVAAEGGAVVQQVVLTMDAICAQSRKISDITSVIDSIAFQTNILALNAAVEAARAGEQGRGFAVVASEVRSLAQRSAQAAREIKSLIAENVEKVEGGSQQVQQAGQTMEALVQQVQRVSGLIGEISAATREQSSGLSQVSQAVGQLDEVTQQNAALVEQSTAAAMSLNEQAARLGGLVGVFKLR, from the coding sequence ATGGGCTTCATGCAAAGAGTGATGGTGTCGCAGCTGGTGCCGGCCGCCCTGGTCGTGGTGCTGGGGGCGGCCGTGGCGCTGGGCACCTCCGGCCTGGAGAGCCGCCTGGCCGACTACTTCAGCCGCCAGGATGCGCTGGCCAGCGAGGTGGCCGAGATGTATGCCCAGGGCCTGCAGATGGGCCAGGCGCTGCGCAACATCGCGCTGGATCCGGCCAACAAGAAGGGCTACGAGAACCTGGAGAACGCCGCCAAGGCCTATGACAAGGCGGCCCAGGGCGCGGCCGCCGCAGCCGGCGACGAGCACAAGAAGAAGCTCGCGAGCATGGCCGAGATGCGCCGCAAGCTGGCCCAGGTGCAGGCGGAGGTCGTGACGCTGGCACCGCAGGATGCGGCGGCCGCGATCCAGCTGATCACCAAGCAGGAGACACCGGCCTGGCGCGAACTGCGCGGCGAGCTGATCGAGCTGAAGAAGAGCAGCGCGGCCGACAAGGAAGCGGCCCGCGTGGAAGCGGGCGCCGCCATGGCCAAGGCCCGCTGGTGGACCCTGGGCCTGGTGGCCCTGTGCCTGGTGGTCTGCGTCTTCCTGCAACTGAATCTGCGCGTCGCCCTGCGTAGCGAACTGGGCGGCGACCCGGCTCTGGCCCGCGACGTGCTCGAGCGGGTCGCCGAGGGCGACCTGCTGGCCGAGGTGCCGGTGGCCCAGGGCGACAGCCACAGCATGATGTCGGCCCTGGCGCGTACCCGCGATTCGCTGCGGGCCCTGGTCAGCGACGTGAACCTGAGCGCCCAGTCGATCAGCACCGCCACCGGCGAGATTGCCGCGGGCAACCAGGACCTGTCCAACCGCACCGAGCAGCAGGCCAGCAGCCTGCAAGAGACCGCCGCCTCGATGGAGCAACTGGCCTCGACCGTGCGCCACAACGCCGACTCGGCCGACGAAGCCAGCAAGCTGGCCCACCAGGCCAGCAGCGTGGCGGCCGAGGGCGGCGCCGTGGTCCAGCAGGTGGTGCTGACCATGGACGCGATCTGCGCCCAGAGTCGCAAGATATCGGACATCACCTCGGTGATCGACTCCATCGCCTTCCAGACCAATATCCTGGCGCTGAACGCGGCCGTGGAAGCGGCGCGCGCCGGCGAGCAGGGCCGCGGCTTCGCGGTCGTGGCCTCCGAGGTGCGCTCGCTGGCCCAGCGAAGCGCCCAGGCGGCGCGCGAGATCAAGAGCCTGATCGCCGAGAACGTCGAGAAGGTCGAGGGCGGCAGCCAGCAGGTGCAGCAGGCCGGCCAGACCATGGAGGCGCTGGTCCAGCAGGTGCAGCGCGTCAGCGGCCTGATAGGCGAGATCTCGGCCGCCACGCGCGAGCAGAGCAGCGGGCTTTCGCAAGTCAGCCAGGCGGTCGGTCAGCTCGACGAGGTGACCCAGCAGAACGCCGCCCTGGTGGAGCAGAGCACGGCCGCGGCCATGAGCCTGAACGAGCAGGCCGCGCGCCTGGGCGGCCTGGTCGGGGTGTTCAAGCTCCGCTGA